In one window of Burkholderia sp. NRF60-BP8 DNA:
- the trpB gene encoding tryptophan synthase subunit beta, whose amino-acid sequence MYNLPDDRGHFGPYGGVFVAETLIHALDELRAAYEKFQNDPDFVAEFERELKYFVGRPSPIYHAQRWSEMLGGAQIYLKREDLNHTGAHKINNVIGQALLAKRMGKKRVIAETGAGQHGVATATICARFGMECVVYMGAEDVRRQAANVYRMKLLGATVVPVESGSRTLKDALNEAMRDWVTNIESTFYIIGTVAGPHPYPMMVRDFQRVIGDECKVQMPELAGRQPDAVIACVGGGSNAMGIFYPYIDDRSVQLIGVEAAGDGIDTGHHAASLIAGSPGVLHGNRTYLLQDDNGQIIETHSVSAGLDYPGVGPEHAWLKDSGRAQYVPITDDEALKAFHDCCRIEGIIPALESSHAIAYGVKLAPTLPKDKILLVNLSGRGDKDMHTVAERSGIEL is encoded by the coding sequence ATGTACAACCTTCCCGATGATCGCGGCCATTTCGGCCCGTATGGCGGCGTGTTCGTCGCCGAAACGCTGATTCATGCGCTGGACGAACTGCGCGCGGCGTATGAAAAGTTCCAGAACGATCCCGACTTCGTCGCCGAATTCGAGCGCGAACTGAAGTATTTCGTCGGCCGCCCGTCGCCGATCTATCACGCGCAGCGCTGGAGCGAGATGCTCGGCGGCGCGCAGATCTACCTGAAGCGCGAAGACCTGAACCACACCGGTGCGCACAAGATCAACAACGTGATCGGCCAGGCGCTGCTCGCGAAGCGCATGGGCAAGAAGCGCGTGATCGCGGAAACCGGCGCGGGCCAGCACGGCGTCGCGACCGCGACGATCTGCGCGCGCTTCGGGATGGAGTGCGTGGTCTACATGGGCGCGGAGGACGTGCGCCGGCAGGCCGCGAACGTCTACCGGATGAAGCTGCTCGGCGCGACGGTCGTGCCGGTCGAATCGGGTTCGCGCACGCTGAAGGACGCGCTGAACGAAGCGATGCGCGACTGGGTCACGAACATCGAAAGCACGTTCTACATCATCGGCACGGTCGCGGGCCCGCACCCGTACCCGATGATGGTGCGCGACTTCCAGCGCGTGATCGGCGACGAGTGCAAGGTGCAGATGCCCGAGCTCGCGGGCCGGCAGCCGGACGCGGTGATCGCGTGCGTCGGCGGCGGGTCGAACGCGATGGGCATCTTCTATCCGTACATCGACGATCGATCGGTGCAGCTGATCGGCGTCGAAGCGGCCGGCGACGGCATCGACACGGGGCATCACGCGGCATCGCTGATCGCCGGCAGCCCGGGCGTGCTGCACGGCAACCGCACGTATCTGCTGCAGGACGACAACGGCCAGATCATCGAGACGCATTCGGTGTCGGCGGGCCTCGACTATCCGGGCGTCGGCCCCGAACACGCGTGGCTGAAGGACAGCGGCCGCGCGCAGTACGTGCCGATCACCGACGACGAGGCGCTGAAGGCATTCCACGACTGCTGCCGGATCGAGGGGATCATCCCCGCGCTCGAGTCGAGCCACGCGATCGCGTATGGCGTGAAGCTCGCGCCGACGTTGCCGAAGGACAAGATCCTGCTCGTCAACCTGTCGGGCCGCGGCGACAAGGACATGCACACGGTCGCCGAGCGATCGGGCATCGAGCTCTGA
- the truA gene encoding tRNA pseudouridine(38-40) synthase TruA: MRIALGIQYDGAAFCGWQAQPHGKTVQDRLEHALAEFARVPLHTTVAGRTDTGVHGLGQVVHFDTDLEREAFSWVRGTNAFLPPTVSVQWAKPMPDTFHARFSAFERTYYYALYVHPVRSPMLAGRAGWIHTPLDDDAMRAAAAHLIGEHDFSSFRSSECQSKTPVKHLYQIDVRRAGHFIHFRFRANAFLHHMVRNLMGCLVAVGRGRYPADWLADVLAGRDRNLAAPTFMADGLYLAHVGYPAEFAVPPAQLGSVPWSSVWADLDPLS; the protein is encoded by the coding sequence ATGCGGATCGCGCTGGGCATCCAGTACGACGGCGCGGCGTTCTGCGGCTGGCAGGCGCAGCCGCACGGCAAGACCGTGCAGGACCGGCTCGAGCATGCGCTGGCCGAGTTCGCGCGGGTGCCGCTGCACACGACGGTTGCGGGGCGGACCGACACCGGCGTGCACGGGCTCGGGCAAGTCGTGCATTTCGACACCGATCTCGAGCGCGAAGCGTTCTCGTGGGTGCGCGGCACCAACGCGTTCCTGCCGCCGACCGTGTCGGTGCAGTGGGCGAAGCCGATGCCGGACACGTTCCACGCGCGTTTCTCGGCGTTCGAGCGCACTTACTACTACGCGCTGTACGTGCACCCCGTGCGCTCGCCGATGCTGGCCGGCCGTGCGGGCTGGATCCACACGCCGCTCGACGACGACGCGATGCGCGCCGCCGCCGCGCACCTGATCGGCGAGCACGACTTTTCGTCGTTCCGGTCGTCGGAATGCCAGTCGAAGACGCCGGTCAAACACCTGTATCAGATCGACGTGCGGCGCGCGGGGCATTTCATCCATTTCCGCTTCCGCGCGAACGCGTTCCTGCATCACATGGTGCGTAACCTGATGGGCTGCCTCGTCGCGGTCGGGCGCGGCCGCTACCCGGCCGACTGGCTCGCCGACGTGCTGGCCGGGCGCGACCGCAACCTCGCGGCGCCCACGTTCATGGCCGACGGGCTGTACCTCGCCCACGTCGGCTACCCGGCGGAATTCGCCGTCCCGCCCGCGCAGCTCGGCAGCGTGCCGTGGAGCAGCGTCTGGGCTGATCTGGACCCACTATCATGA
- the flgE gene encoding flagellar hook protein FlgE, with protein MGYQQGLSGLAGASSHLDVIGNNIANANTVGFKQGRANFADMYANSVATSVNTQIGIGTRLASVQQNFGQGTIDSTKSSLDVAINGNGFFQMSSNGVTTYSRDGTFHRDKNGAIVDAHGRNLMGYAAGAGGAIDTAQTVPLQAPTGNLAPRATTRITGQFNLNAQDKVPTKTPFNATDNTTYNYNSSIQVYDTLGGSQPVTMYFAKSAAGTWQAYAGVQGQTPTHLGTVTFDASGRISATTSAATGQPTPSLGQFAFSIPNTTGGANPQNLALDLGGTTQYGGKDGVTHLAQDGFASGTLTTFSIGADGKLTGNYSNGQSAVLGLIALANFNNPNGLVNIGGNQYAETAASGVPQISAPGSTNHGTLQGSALENSNVNLTNELVNLITAQRNYQANAQTIKTQQAVDQTLLNLR; from the coding sequence ATGGGCTATCAGCAGGGTTTGAGCGGGTTGGCCGGTGCGTCGAGCCATCTCGACGTGATCGGCAACAACATCGCGAACGCGAACACGGTCGGCTTCAAACAGGGGCGCGCGAATTTCGCCGACATGTACGCGAATTCGGTCGCGACGTCGGTCAATACACAGATCGGCATCGGCACGCGGCTCGCGTCGGTGCAGCAGAATTTCGGCCAGGGTACGATCGATTCGACGAAGTCGTCGCTCGACGTCGCGATCAACGGCAACGGCTTCTTCCAGATGTCGAGCAACGGCGTGACCACGTATTCGCGTGACGGCACGTTCCACCGCGACAAGAATGGCGCAATCGTCGACGCGCACGGCCGCAACCTGATGGGCTATGCGGCAGGCGCCGGCGGCGCGATCGACACCGCGCAAACGGTGCCGCTGCAGGCGCCGACCGGCAACCTCGCGCCGCGCGCGACGACCAGGATCACCGGTCAGTTCAACCTGAACGCGCAGGACAAGGTGCCGACAAAGACGCCGTTCAACGCAACCGACAACACGACGTACAACTACAACTCGTCGATCCAGGTCTACGACACGCTCGGCGGCTCGCAACCGGTCACGATGTACTTCGCGAAGAGCGCGGCCGGCACGTGGCAGGCCTACGCGGGCGTGCAGGGCCAGACGCCGACGCATCTCGGCACCGTCACGTTCGACGCATCGGGCCGGATCAGCGCGACGACGTCGGCCGCGACCGGCCAGCCGACGCCGAGCCTCGGCCAGTTCGCGTTCTCGATCCCGAACACGACGGGCGGCGCCAATCCGCAGAACCTGGCGCTCGATCTGGGCGGCACGACGCAGTACGGCGGCAAGGATGGCGTGACCCATCTTGCGCAGGACGGCTTCGCGAGCGGCACGCTGACGACGTTCTCGATCGGCGCCGACGGCAAGCTGACCGGCAACTACTCGAACGGCCAGAGCGCGGTGCTCGGCCTGATCGCGCTCGCGAACTTCAACAACCCGAACGGGCTCGTGAACATCGGCGGCAACCAGTATGCGGAAACCGCCGCGTCGGGCGTGCCGCAGATCTCCGCGCCGGGCAGCACGAACCACGGCACGCTGCAGGGCAGCGCGCTGGAAAACTCGAACGTCAACCTCACGAACGAGCTCGTAAACCTGATCACCGCGCAACGCAATTACCAGGCGAATGCACAGACGATCAAGACCCAGCAGGCCGTCGATCAGACACTGCTGAACCTGCGCTGA
- a CDS encoding phosphoribosylanthranilate isomerase, giving the protein MTDHDVSSSNSAAAGLPPRTRIKLCGLSRREDVLHAAALGADAIGLVFYPKSPRAVTIAQAAELASLAPPFVSVVGLFVNATEAEIEAVVRDVPLTVLQFHGDETPEQCDALGRAARLPWLRAVRVGPSTQPSDLVESALHYSKGRGLLFDTLVPDYGGSGKVFDWSLIPAELARRAVLSGGLNAQNVGDAIRQLRPFAVDVSSGIEVAGAKGVKDHARMAAFVRAVREADAG; this is encoded by the coding sequence ATGACGGATCACGACGTGTCTTCTTCGAATTCCGCCGCGGCGGGCCTGCCGCCGCGCACGCGCATCAAGCTGTGCGGGCTGTCGCGCCGAGAGGACGTGCTGCACGCGGCGGCGCTCGGCGCCGATGCGATCGGTCTCGTGTTCTACCCGAAAAGCCCGCGTGCCGTGACGATCGCGCAAGCGGCCGAGCTGGCGAGTCTCGCGCCGCCGTTCGTGTCGGTGGTCGGGCTGTTCGTGAATGCGACCGAAGCCGAGATCGAGGCCGTCGTGCGCGACGTGCCGCTCACGGTGCTGCAGTTCCACGGCGACGAGACGCCGGAGCAGTGCGATGCGCTCGGCCGCGCGGCGCGCCTGCCGTGGCTGCGCGCGGTGCGCGTCGGCCCCTCGACGCAGCCGTCCGATTTGGTAGAATCGGCTCTTCATTATTCGAAAGGGCGCGGCCTCCTGTTCGACACCCTGGTGCCGGATTACGGCGGTAGCGGCAAGGTCTTCGATTGGTCTCTTATTCCCGCAGAGCTCGCGCGTCGGGCCGTTTTGAGTGGTGGCTTGAACGCGCAAAACGTCGGTGATGCGATCCGCCAGTTGCGTCCGTTCGCTGTCGATGTCTCGAGTGGCATCGAAGTGGCGGGCGCGAAGGGCGTGAAGGATCACGCCCGGATGGCGGCGTTCGTGCGCGCGGTGCGCGAAGCGGACGCCGGATGA
- the leuD gene encoding 3-isopropylmalate dehydratase small subunit — translation MEKFTVHTGVVAPLDRENVDTDAIIPKQFLKSIKRTGFGPNAFDEWRYLDHGEPGQDNSKRPLNPDFVLNQPRYQGASVLLARKNFGCGSSREHAPWALQQYGFRAIIAPSFADIFFNNCYKNGLLPIVLTEQQVDHLFNETVAFNGYQLTIDLDAQVVRAADGREYPFEIAAFRKYCLLNGFDDIGLTLRYADKIRQFEAERLVKQPWLNTKLVG, via the coding sequence ATGGAAAAATTCACTGTACATACCGGCGTCGTGGCGCCGCTCGATCGCGAGAACGTCGACACCGACGCGATCATCCCGAAGCAGTTCCTGAAGTCGATCAAGCGCACGGGCTTCGGTCCGAACGCATTCGACGAATGGCGCTATCTCGATCACGGCGAGCCGGGCCAGGACAACTCGAAGCGTCCGCTGAACCCGGATTTCGTGCTGAACCAGCCGCGCTATCAGGGCGCATCGGTGCTGCTCGCCCGCAAGAACTTCGGCTGCGGCAGCTCGCGCGAGCACGCGCCGTGGGCGCTGCAGCAGTACGGCTTCCGCGCGATCATCGCGCCGAGCTTCGCGGACATCTTCTTCAACAACTGCTACAAGAACGGTCTGCTGCCGATCGTGCTGACCGAGCAGCAGGTCGATCACCTGTTCAACGAGACGGTCGCGTTCAACGGCTATCAACTGACGATCGACCTCGACGCGCAGGTCGTGCGCGCGGCCGACGGCCGCGAGTATCCGTTCGAGATCGCCGCGTTCCGCAAGTACTGCCTGCTGAACGGCTTCGACGACATCGGCCTCACGCTGCGCTACGCGGACAAGATCCGCCAGTTCGAAGCGGAGCGGCTCGTGAAGCAGCCGTGGCTCAATACCAAGCTGGTCGGCTGA
- a CDS encoding entericidin A/B family lipoprotein — protein MTASKLIARLVAALALAGLGVGLAGCNTVRGFGEDVHAAGNALQRAAD, from the coding sequence ATGACGGCATCGAAGCTCATCGCGCGGCTGGTTGCCGCGCTGGCGCTTGCGGGGCTGGGCGTCGGCCTGGCCGGCTGCAATACCGTCCGAGGCTTCGGCGAGGACGTCCATGCCGCCGGCAACGCGCTGCAGCGCGCCGCGGACTGA
- the asd gene encoding aspartate-semialdehyde dehydrogenase: protein MNVGLVGWRGMVGSVLMQRMQEEGDFDLIEPVFFSTSNTGGKAPSFAKNETTLKDATNVDELKKCDVIITCQGGDYTNDVFPKLRAAGWNGYWIDAASSLRMKDDAVIILDPVNLDVIKDALVKGTKNFIGGNCTVSLMLMALGGLFRENLVDWMTAMTYQAASGAGAQNMRELLSQMGTLNGAVQEQLADPASAILDIDRRVLAAMNSDAMPTSHFGVPLAGSLIPWIDKDLGNGMSKEEWKGGAETNKILGKPAMGEPGSIPVDGLCVRIGAMRCHSQALTIKLKKDVPLDEINGILASANDWVKVVPNEREASMRDLSPAKITGTLSVPVGRLRKLAMGGEYLSAFTVGDQLLWGAAEPLRRMLRILLDK, encoded by the coding sequence ATGAACGTAGGTCTCGTAGGTTGGCGCGGCATGGTCGGCAGCGTCCTGATGCAGCGCATGCAGGAAGAGGGCGATTTCGACCTGATCGAACCGGTGTTCTTCAGCACCAGCAACACGGGCGGCAAGGCGCCGTCGTTCGCGAAAAACGAGACCACGCTCAAGGACGCGACCAACGTCGACGAGCTGAAGAAGTGCGACGTGATCATCACGTGCCAGGGCGGCGACTACACGAACGACGTGTTCCCGAAGCTGCGTGCGGCCGGCTGGAACGGCTACTGGATCGACGCGGCATCGTCGCTGCGGATGAAGGACGACGCGGTCATCATCCTCGACCCGGTCAACCTCGACGTGATCAAGGACGCGCTCGTCAAGGGCACGAAGAACTTCATCGGCGGCAACTGCACGGTCAGCCTGATGCTGATGGCGCTCGGCGGCCTGTTCCGCGAGAATCTCGTCGACTGGATGACGGCGATGACGTACCAGGCCGCGTCGGGCGCGGGCGCGCAGAACATGCGCGAGCTGCTGTCGCAGATGGGCACGCTGAACGGCGCGGTGCAGGAACAGCTCGCCGATCCGGCTTCCGCGATCCTCGACATCGACCGCCGCGTGCTGGCCGCAATGAACAGCGATGCGATGCCGACGAGCCACTTCGGCGTGCCGCTCGCCGGTTCGCTGATTCCGTGGATCGACAAGGATCTCGGCAACGGGATGTCGAAGGAAGAGTGGAAGGGCGGCGCGGAAACCAACAAGATTCTCGGCAAGCCGGCGATGGGCGAGCCGGGTTCGATTCCGGTCGACGGCCTGTGCGTGCGGATCGGCGCGATGCGCTGCCACTCGCAGGCGCTGACGATCAAGCTGAAGAAGGACGTGCCGCTCGACGAGATCAACGGCATCCTCGCGTCGGCGAACGACTGGGTGAAGGTCGTGCCGAACGAGCGTGAAGCGTCGATGCGCGACCTGTCGCCGGCGAAGATCACCGGCACGCTGTCGGTGCCGGTCGGCCGCCTGCGCAAGCTCGCGATGGGCGGCGAATACCTGTCGGCGTTCACGGTCGGCGATCAATTGCTGTGGGGCGCGGCCGAGCCGCTGCGCCGCATGCTGCGCATCCTGCTCGACAAGTAA
- a CDS encoding FimV/HubP family polar landmark protein: MSRISLFPRQSRLSRAVRGALAILALGAAASAWAVGTGELPASAAGGAAPLTVTVQPGQSLNDIAKAATQSHDPAVLARAGRALFDANPQAFMKRDASRLKVGATLTVPPLDTTGAALVPAGASAASAASGTAAASAPAAASGGSANAQHGASAPHPGSTAQPAPMAPAVHAAPVSGASAATAAGASASSGASAARGASAVDGIQAAAPTAGASGPHVWSGAIQSAPSSASEAAAPSVPGSPVFGVHEPAAPAVGASQPRPSSLQQLLALKNRVLMELQKHGIGKPATTTGVAPAPASAPAAPRPAANDAGGSAAASTAGEVASDAAASAPQPASAPVRPAAPVATPARRTEQMDWRPAAVAGAAVIVLAAGFAWRKRRKGRRPDDAGTAAVAADGAAVAEAEAAPSVERELPITPEMPVARDAASDMNLAAATAAAAETVEPPAADASSAPDMTAPRDESPESPLAHAAVPAEASHDKDLAEKAAAADEPAQQSEPAEPTSTSAAPSTTEAQHATLMQNAISALNSLDMPLPPRAAGEPSSTADEPSARAAPIEADKIATNGQAAERPSMDSSERAPEHPADQEDDFDWDPDAATPAGHAGNAPATSSLPPLGGAQFGALKLDFDLDLPATPGAALPALTPDELARIARNKLDLAAEYVELGDLSGARTLLQEVVDANDAATRDDARALLAKLADEA; encoded by the coding sequence ATGTCCCGAATTTCCTTGTTTCCGCGTCAGTCCCGTCTGTCGCGCGCCGTGCGTGGCGCGCTGGCGATCCTGGCGCTCGGCGCAGCCGCATCGGCATGGGCAGTCGGCACCGGCGAACTGCCGGCGTCCGCCGCCGGCGGCGCCGCTCCGCTTACCGTGACGGTCCAGCCGGGCCAGTCGCTGAACGACATCGCGAAAGCGGCCACGCAATCGCACGATCCGGCCGTGCTCGCGCGCGCGGGCCGCGCGCTGTTCGACGCCAATCCGCAGGCGTTCATGAAGCGCGACGCGAGCCGCCTGAAAGTCGGCGCGACGTTGACCGTGCCCCCGCTCGACACCACCGGCGCGGCGCTCGTGCCGGCCGGCGCGTCTGCTGCGTCCGCTGCGTCCGGTACGGCGGCCGCTTCCGCACCCGCCGCCGCATCGGGCGGGTCGGCGAACGCGCAGCACGGCGCATCCGCGCCGCATCCCGGCTCGACCGCGCAGCCCGCGCCGATGGCGCCGGCCGTGCATGCGGCTCCGGTGAGCGGGGCGAGTGCCGCGACGGCGGCGGGGGCGTCGGCTTCGAGCGGGGCGTCGGCCGCCCGTGGCGCGTCGGCCGTCGACGGCATTCAGGCGGCGGCGCCCACCGCCGGTGCAAGCGGTCCGCATGTATGGAGCGGTGCGATCCAGTCGGCGCCGTCGTCCGCGAGCGAGGCCGCGGCGCCGTCGGTGCCGGGCAGCCCGGTCTTCGGCGTGCATGAACCGGCCGCGCCCGCCGTGGGTGCGTCGCAGCCGCGGCCGTCGAGCCTGCAGCAATTGCTGGCATTGAAGAATCGCGTGCTGATGGAATTGCAGAAGCACGGCATCGGCAAACCGGCAACGACGACCGGCGTTGCGCCTGCGCCCGCTTCGGCGCCCGCCGCGCCGCGTCCGGCCGCGAATGACGCCGGTGGGTCGGCCGCTGCATCGACGGCAGGCGAAGTCGCGTCGGATGCGGCAGCCAGTGCGCCGCAACCGGCATCGGCTCCGGTACGACCGGCCGCTCCCGTCGCGACGCCTGCACGTCGTACCGAGCAGATGGACTGGCGCCCGGCCGCGGTGGCCGGCGCCGCCGTGATCGTGCTCGCGGCCGGCTTCGCATGGCGCAAGCGCCGCAAGGGTCGCCGTCCGGACGATGCGGGGACGGCTGCGGTTGCAGCAGACGGTGCCGCGGTTGCAGAAGCGGAAGCCGCGCCGTCCGTCGAACGCGAACTGCCGATCACGCCCGAGATGCCGGTCGCACGCGATGCGGCGTCCGACATGAATCTCGCCGCGGCGACTGCCGCTGCGGCGGAGACGGTCGAGCCGCCCGCCGCGGACGCATCGTCCGCGCCCGACATGACGGCACCGCGCGACGAGTCGCCTGAATCTCCGCTTGCGCACGCTGCGGTGCCGGCCGAGGCTTCGCACGATAAGGATCTGGCCGAAAAAGCCGCTGCCGCCGACGAGCCGGCACAGCAGAGCGAGCCCGCCGAGCCGACCTCCACATCCGCCGCACCTTCGACGACCGAAGCGCAGCACGCGACGCTGATGCAGAACGCGATCAGCGCGCTCAATAGTCTCGACATGCCGTTGCCGCCGCGGGCAGCAGGCGAACCGTCGTCGACGGCGGACGAACCGTCTGCGCGGGCGGCGCCGATCGAAGCCGATAAAATCGCAACTAACGGTCAAGCCGCCGAGCGCCCGTCGATGGATTCGAGCGAGAGGGCACCGGAACATCCGGCCGACCAGGAAGACGACTTCGACTGGGATCCGGACGCGGCGACGCCTGCCGGTCACGCGGGCAACGCGCCCGCGACGTCGTCGCTGCCGCCGCTCGGCGGCGCGCAGTTCGGCGCGCTGAAGCTCGACTTCGATCTCGACCTGCCGGCCACGCCGGGCGCCGCGCTGCCTGCGCTGACCCCGGACGAGCTCGCGCGCATCGCCCGCAACAAGCTGGACCTCGCGGCCGAATATGTCGAACTGGGCGACCTGTCCGGCGCGCGGACGCTGCTGCAGGAAGTGGTCGACGCGAACGACGCCGCGACGCGCGACGACGCACGCGCGCTGCTCGCGAAACTGGCGGACGAGGCGTGA
- the leuB gene encoding 3-isopropylmalate dehydrogenase, which yields MKIAVLPGDGIGPEIVNEAVKVLNALDEKFELEQAPVGGAGYEASGHPLPDATLALAKQADAILFGAVGDWKYDSLERALRPEQAILGLRKHLELFANFRPAICYPQLVDASPLKPELVAGLDILIVRELNGDIYFGQPRGVRAAPDGPFAGEREGFDTMRYSEPEVRRIAHVAFQAAQKRAKKLLSVDKSNVLETSQFWRDIMIDVSKEYADVELSHMYVDNAAMQLAKAPKQFDVIVTGNMFGDILSDEASMLTGSIGMLPSASLDKHNKGLYEPSHGSAPDIAGKGIANPLATILSAAMLLRYSLNRAEQADRIERAVKTVLEQGYRTGDIATPGCKQVGTAAMGDAVVAAL from the coding sequence ATGAAGATTGCAGTGCTGCCCGGCGACGGCATCGGTCCGGAAATCGTCAATGAAGCGGTGAAGGTGCTGAACGCACTCGACGAGAAGTTCGAACTCGAACAGGCGCCGGTCGGCGGCGCGGGCTACGAGGCGAGCGGCCATCCGCTGCCCGACGCGACGCTGGCGCTCGCGAAGCAGGCCGACGCGATCCTGTTCGGCGCGGTCGGCGACTGGAAGTACGACTCGCTGGAGCGCGCGCTGCGCCCCGAGCAGGCGATCCTCGGGCTGCGCAAGCACCTCGAACTGTTCGCGAACTTCCGCCCGGCGATCTGCTATCCGCAACTCGTCGATGCGTCGCCGCTGAAGCCCGAGCTCGTCGCGGGCCTCGACATCCTGATCGTGCGCGAACTGAACGGCGACATCTACTTCGGCCAGCCGCGCGGCGTGCGTGCGGCGCCGGACGGCCCGTTCGCCGGCGAGCGCGAGGGCTTCGACACGATGCGCTATTCGGAGCCGGAAGTGCGCCGCATCGCGCACGTCGCGTTCCAGGCCGCGCAAAAGCGCGCGAAGAAGCTGCTGTCGGTGGACAAGTCGAACGTGCTGGAGACGTCGCAGTTCTGGCGCGACATCATGATCGACGTGTCGAAGGAGTACGCGGACGTCGAGCTGTCGCACATGTACGTCGACAACGCGGCGATGCAGCTCGCGAAGGCGCCGAAGCAGTTCGACGTGATCGTCACCGGCAACATGTTCGGCGACATCCTGTCGGATGAGGCGTCGATGCTGACGGGCTCGATCGGCATGCTGCCGTCGGCGTCGCTCGACAAGCACAACAAGGGCCTGTACGAGCCGTCGCACGGCTCGGCGCCGGACATCGCGGGCAAGGGCATCGCGAACCCGCTCGCAACGATCCTGTCGGCCGCGATGCTGCTGCGCTACTCGCTGAATCGCGCGGAGCAGGCCGATCGCATCGAGCGCGCGGTGAAAACGGTGCTCGAACAGGGTTACCGTACGGGCGACATCGCGACGCCGGGCTGCAAGCAGGTCGGCACGGCTGCGATGGGCGACGCGGTGGTCGCCGCGCTGTAA
- the leuC gene encoding 3-isopropylmalate dehydratase large subunit, which translates to MAQTLYDKLWNTHVVHTEEDGTTLLYIDRQLLHEVTSPQAFEGLKIAQRPVWRISANLAVSDHNVPTTDRSHGIADPVSKLQVDTLDANCDAFGITQFKMNDVRQGIVHIIGPEQGATLPGMTIVCGDSHTSTHGAFGALAHGIGTSEVEHVLATQTLLQKKSKNMLVKVEGALPRGCTAKDIVLAIIGKIGTAGGTGYAIEFGGSTIRALTMEGRMTVCNMAIEAGARAGMVAVDDTTIDYLKGRPFVPTGAEWDQAVEYWRQFKSDEGAQFDRVVELNAAEIVPQVTWGTSPEMVTSIDGRVPDPEREKDPVKRDAMERALAYMALEPNTPIESIKVDKIFIGSCTNARIEDIRAAAYVVKKLNRRVAPNVRLAMVVPGSGLVKAQAEREGLDKVFTDAGFEWREPGCSMCLAMNADRLEPGERCASTSNRNFEGRQGAGGRTHLVSPAMAAAAAIEGHFVDIRQLG; encoded by the coding sequence ATGGCACAGACGCTCTACGACAAACTGTGGAACACCCACGTGGTCCACACCGAGGAAGACGGCACGACCCTGCTCTACATCGACCGTCAGCTGCTGCATGAAGTCACGAGCCCGCAGGCATTCGAAGGGCTGAAGATCGCGCAGCGTCCGGTGTGGCGCATCAGCGCGAACCTGGCCGTGTCGGACCACAACGTGCCGACGACGGACCGCAGCCACGGCATCGCCGATCCCGTCTCGAAGCTGCAGGTCGACACGCTCGACGCGAACTGCGACGCCTTCGGCATCACGCAGTTCAAGATGAACGACGTGCGCCAGGGCATCGTCCACATCATCGGGCCGGAGCAGGGCGCGACGCTGCCGGGCATGACGATCGTGTGCGGCGATTCGCATACGTCGACGCACGGCGCGTTCGGCGCGCTCGCGCACGGCATCGGCACGTCGGAAGTCGAGCACGTGCTCGCGACGCAAACGCTCCTGCAGAAGAAGAGCAAGAACATGCTCGTGAAGGTCGAGGGCGCCCTGCCGCGCGGCTGTACCGCGAAGGACATCGTGCTCGCGATCATCGGCAAGATCGGCACCGCGGGCGGCACGGGCTATGCGATCGAATTCGGCGGCTCGACCATTCGCGCGCTGACGATGGAAGGCCGCATGACCGTCTGCAACATGGCGATCGAGGCCGGCGCGCGCGCGGGCATGGTCGCCGTCGACGATACGACGATCGATTACCTGAAGGGCCGTCCGTTCGTGCCGACCGGCGCGGAATGGGATCAGGCCGTCGAATACTGGCGCCAGTTCAAGTCGGACGAAGGCGCGCAGTTCGACCGCGTGGTCGAGCTGAACGCGGCCGAGATCGTCCCGCAGGTCACGTGGGGCACGTCGCCGGAAATGGTCACGTCGATCGACGGTCGCGTGCCCGATCCCGAGCGCGAAAAGGATCCGGTCAAGCGCGACGCGATGGAGCGCGCACTGGCCTACATGGCGCTCGAACCGAACACGCCGATCGAATCGATCAAGGTCGACAAGATCTTCATCGGCTCGTGCACGAACGCGCGGATCGAGGACATCCGCGCGGCCGCGTACGTCGTGAAGAAGCTGAACCGCCGCGTCGCACCGAACGTGCGGCTCGCGATGGTCGTGCCGGGCTCGGGCCTCGTGAAGGCGCAGGCCGAGCGCGAAGGGCTCGACAAGGTGTTCACCGATGCGGGCTTCGAATGGCGCGAGCCGGGCTGCTCGATGTGCCTCGCGATGAACGCCGACCGGCTCGAGCCGGGCGAGCGCTGCGCGTCGACGTCGAACCGCAACTTCGAAGGGCGGCAGGGCGCGGGCGGTCGCACGCATCTCGTGAGCCCTGCGATGGCGGCGGCCGCGGCGATCGAAGGTCACTTCGTCGACATTCGCCAGCTGGGGTGA